CGACTATAAAAACCAGGCAAACAACCAGATTTGGGTCAAACGAAAAGCCACCAACACGGCGCCAGTGGACGCAACGTTTTACAATGGGATACTCGCTGATCGCAACGTAAATCCCGTACCCCGCATGTCTCCCGAAAACTGTACCACTCAACTCGGTGTGGCGGGGCCATGGCATGAACGCCTCCCCCACTTCAAAATGGCATTCACGCCGAGCAGTGGCAAAGAGCTGCAAACTGAATTTTTTGTGGCCAGAGAACACACCCGCGCTGTACTCGACGTATACCGCGCGATGGCTGACGACCTTGCACCCATCCTGATGATTTCAGAAATCCGGACCGCAGCAGCTGACGATTTATGGATGAGCATGGCCTACAACCGGGAATCAGTGATTTTCCACTGCACCTGGGAGCAAAACTGGGATGTCCTGCAGGCCCTGCTCCCCAGGCTCGAAGCCGCGCTAAAACCGTTCGATGCAAGGCCTCACTGGGGGAAAAACTTCCGGATGGGCAGGGAGGAGCTAACGGCGCTGTATCCGCGGTTTGATGACTTTCGCGACCTGGTTGCGACCTACGACCCAGCCGGCAAGTTTCGCAATGCCTTTATGGAAGAGAAGCTGTTTGGGGGGTGATTGGTCAAGTGGAAGTCCCTATTACTTCTCTTGATCATCAAATTCTAAGGCCTCGTTTTCTTTAACAAAAATATACTTTTCATTGGGTTCTATCGCCTGACCAATAGAAAATCCTAAAAGGCCCAATAATCCAAAGCCCACATTCTTACCAAGCTTTGCGTAACTATAACCCAAAGCTTCTATTGTACAGGCATCGGTATGACATTCGGGCTGCTTCACTCTTGTTAATACTGCACCCAAAATGGCTGCACCCAGCAGAGCCATGGAAACTCTGTTTTTTGACAGAACCGTCACATTATCTATCTCCGACAAAGGCAGC
The DNA window shown above is from Bacteroidota bacterium and carries:
- a CDS encoding D-arabinono-1,4-lactone oxidase yields the protein MRTNWAGNLRYSTDRLHLPASIEEAQDIVRKAEKVRPLGSAHCFNPIADSTVQQISAEALDFGIELDADAQVVTVSGGVRYGELAPFLHEHGYAIHNLASLPHISIVGACATATHGSGVQNGNLATAVRAIEFIDASGELVRLSRDADGDRFAGAVVNLGCLGLVTRISLHIEPTFDMTQHVYLNQPMADMVEHADALLASGYSVSLFTDYKNQANNQIWVKRKATNTAPVDATFYNGILADRNVNPVPRMSPENCTTQLGVAGPWHERLPHFKMAFTPSSGKELQTEFFVAREHTRAVLDVYRAMADDLAPILMISEIRTAAADDLWMSMAYNRESVIFHCTWEQNWDVLQALLPRLEAALKPFDARPHWGKNFRMGREELTALYPRFDDFRDLVATYDPAGKFRNAFMEEKLFGG